In one Maniola jurtina chromosome 13, ilManJurt1.1, whole genome shotgun sequence genomic region, the following are encoded:
- the LOC123871302 gene encoding coiled-coil domain-containing protein 42 homolog isoform X1 has translation MKKVSKDLAPIAIPHGPPVESTSEYYKSLMESSRMVKKYPVWDVARPTPQVLMEQARRDLMEADEKLALKREEESANRALMDSKWQDLRNKEMLLKESFISFNKFIRENQEKRDRAQRKMEADTEVLERKTRETEAMRQRVAEMKEVKQLMEKQVRDYTIYEDYLMSVVLNYPEFKQPLDVLNRYEALAAAKATLAERQERDLEMLENARQEIAALTEEKKLFIMGLNNTLANLRWRYDKVRNRVIKWELALNRLKETAAKRHVELCHVRAAIWSLYVKICKQKGLAVEVKTSDFEQQLVVIMRALLELKRIYRIAQRRSKEKDAESLHTA, from the exons ATGAAGAAGGTTTCGAAAGACCTGGCGCCAATAGCCATTCCTCATGGGCCTCCTGTGGAATCCACATCAGAGTATTACAAATCGTTGATGGAAAGCTCGCGTATGGTAAA aaaatatCCAGTATGGGACGTAGCGCGGCCGACACCGCAAGTGCTGATGGAGCAGGCGCGCAGAGACCTGATGGAGGCCGACGAGAAGCTCGCCCTGAAACGGGAAGAGGAGAGCGCCAACAGGGCTTTGATGGATAGCAAGTGGCAGGACTTGCGCAACAAGGAGATGCTGCTAAAGGAGTCATTTATTAGCTTCAACAAG tttatCAGAGAAAACCAAGAGAAGCGCGATCGGGCGCAGCGTAAGATGGAAGCCGACACGGAGGTGCTGGAGCGCAAGACTCGCGAGACGGAGGCCATGCGCCAGAGGGTCGCGGAGATGAAGGAGGTCAAGCAGCTCATGGAGAAACAAGTCCGCGATTACACCATCTATGAG GATTACCTAATGTCGGTGGTGCTTAACTATCCAGAATTCAAGCAACCGTTGGATGTACTCAACCGATACGAAGccttag CTGCCGCGAAAGCCACACTAGCAGAGCGGCAAGAGCGGGACTTGGAAATGTTGGAAAACGCACGCCAAGAGATCGCAGCGCTCACTGAGGAGAAGAAACTGTTTATCATGGGCCTGAACAATACACTCGCAAATCTCAGA TGGCGCTACGACAAGGTACGCAATCGCGTGATCAAATGGGAATTAGCCTTAAATCGGCTCAAAGAGACTGCAGCGAAGAGGCACGTTGAGCTCTGCCACGTCAGAGCAGCTATATGGAGCTTGTATGTGAAGATCTGCAAACAGAAGGGCCTGGCGGTAGAGGTGAAGACGTCCGACTTCGAGCAACAGCTGGTGGTTATTATGAGGGCGTTGTTGGAACTGAAGCGCATTTATAGAATCGCACAACGGCGGTCCAAGGAGAA
- the LOC123871302 gene encoding coiled-coil domain-containing protein 42 homolog isoform X2: protein MEQARRDLMEADEKLALKREEESANRALMDSKWQDLRNKEMLLKESFISFNKFIRENQEKRDRAQRKMEADTEVLERKTRETEAMRQRVAEMKEVKQLMEKQVRDYTIYEDYLMSVVLNYPEFKQPLDVLNRYEALAAAKATLAERQERDLEMLENARQEIAALTEEKKLFIMGLNNTLANLRWRYDKVRNRVIKWELALNRLKETAAKRHVELCHVRAAIWSLYVKICKQKGLAVEVKTSDFEQQLVVIMRALLELKRIYRIAQRRSKEKDAESLHTA from the exons ATGGAGCAGGCGCGCAGAGACCTGATGGAGGCCGACGAGAAGCTCGCCCTGAAACGGGAAGAGGAGAGCGCCAACAGGGCTTTGATGGATAGCAAGTGGCAGGACTTGCGCAACAAGGAGATGCTGCTAAAGGAGTCATTTATTAGCTTCAACAAG tttatCAGAGAAAACCAAGAGAAGCGCGATCGGGCGCAGCGTAAGATGGAAGCCGACACGGAGGTGCTGGAGCGCAAGACTCGCGAGACGGAGGCCATGCGCCAGAGGGTCGCGGAGATGAAGGAGGTCAAGCAGCTCATGGAGAAACAAGTCCGCGATTACACCATCTATGAG GATTACCTAATGTCGGTGGTGCTTAACTATCCAGAATTCAAGCAACCGTTGGATGTACTCAACCGATACGAAGccttag CTGCCGCGAAAGCCACACTAGCAGAGCGGCAAGAGCGGGACTTGGAAATGTTGGAAAACGCACGCCAAGAGATCGCAGCGCTCACTGAGGAGAAGAAACTGTTTATCATGGGCCTGAACAATACACTCGCAAATCTCAGA TGGCGCTACGACAAGGTACGCAATCGCGTGATCAAATGGGAATTAGCCTTAAATCGGCTCAAAGAGACTGCAGCGAAGAGGCACGTTGAGCTCTGCCACGTCAGAGCAGCTATATGGAGCTTGTATGTGAAGATCTGCAAACAGAAGGGCCTGGCGGTAGAGGTGAAGACGTCCGACTTCGAGCAACAGCTGGTGGTTATTATGAGGGCGTTGTTGGAACTGAAGCGCATTTATAGAATCGCACAACGGCGGTCCAAGGAGAA
- the LOC123871311 gene encoding peptidyl-tRNA hydrolase 2, mitochondrial-like yields the protein MEFNLSFISGLGCGICIGISIFALKKYLGLFTETSKAVKKIVSDSEYKLVLVVRTDLNMGKGKIAAQCSHAAVGAYEKALKRDPEGLRSWQMTGQAKIALKTDSVDEIKQIADNAKKMGLVTSLIRDAGRTQIAPNSITVLGVGPAPKDVIDKVTGHLKLL from the exons ATGGAGTTCAACTTATCTTTCATTTCTGGATTGGGTTGCGGTATTTGTATCGGGATATCAATTTTTGCACTGAAAAAATATCTTGGATTATTCACCGAGACCTCAAAAGCTGTGAAAAAG ATTGTCTCAGATTCGGAGTACAAATTAGTTTTAGTGGTACGGACAGACCTAAACATGGGTAAAGGGAAAATCGCAGCACAGTGTAGTCACGCAGCAGTGGGGGCTTATGAGAAAGCTTTAAAAAGAGACCCAGAAGGTTTGCGGAGTTGGCAAATGACAGGTCAAGCAAAAATAGCACTTAAAACAGATTCTGTAGATGAAATCAAGCAAATTGCAGACAATGCTAAGAAAATGGGACTTGTAACTTCACTAATAAGAGATGCAGGAAGGACTCAAATTGCTCCTAACTCTATCACAGTGCTTGGTGTTGGGCCTGCACCTAAAGATGTTATTGATAAAGTTACAGggcatttaaaattattataa